The window GGCCAGGCCGACGGCCTGCTCCTCACCCCCACGATCGTCGCCGGCGTCACGCCGGAGATGCGGATCTACGCCGAGGAGTCCTTCGGCCCGATCGTCACGGTCATCGAGGTCGACGGCGCCGACGAAGCCGTCCGCGTCGCCAACGACACCGAGTACGGCCTCGCCGCCGCGGTCTTCGGCGACCCGGCGAGCGCGGAGGCGGTCGCCCGGCGGATCCAGTCCGGCATCTGCCATATCAACGGCGCCACCGTCCACGACGAACCCCAGATGCCCTTCGGCGGCGTCAAGCACTCCGGCTGGGGCCGCTTCGGCGGCGACGCCGCCCTCGACGAGTTCACCGAGCTCCGCTGGCTCACCCGCCAGGACGGCGCGCGCCAGTACCCGATCTAGCCACGTCAACGGTGCATTTGGGCTCGTATGGGACCCAAATGCACCGTTCACTGGCGGGGTGCGGCTGGCCGTACCCCGGGGATCTTTGGGGAGGTCCCTGGTGTGCGGGCAGCCGGTGGGCGGGAGAGTGCGGCGCATGCTCCGCTCTCCCCTCCTCCTCACCTCCACGATGGCCGCCCTCGCGCTCGGCGCGCCGGTCGCCGCGCACGCCGCGACGATCACCTCCGACGGCGCCGGCACGTTCACCTACAACAGCGCGCCGGGCGAGATCAACAGCGGCTCGGTCCAGTACGACGACGACACCGGCGCGATCGTCTTCTACTCGTCGGGCAGCGTGCCGCTGACCGGCCCGATGCCGGCCGGGTGCACGCAGGACGACGCGTCGGACGCGCGCTGCGTCGGCGCCAGGGCCGCGGTCTGGAACGCGGGCGACGGCGACGAGAACGTCGCGGTCTCCTACGGCTTCCCGGCGGGCATCCCGGTCACGATCGACGGCGGCCCGGGCAAGGACTGGCTGCGCGGCTCCGACAGGTCCAACGACACGCTGATCGGCGGCGACGGCAACGACCACCTCCAGGGCTTCGACGGCGCCGACACGCTCGACGGCGGCAACGGCGACGACGAGGTCGACGGCGGCGCCGGCGCCGACCACCTGCAGGGCGGCGCGGGCGACGACCTGATGGAGCCCGACGCGCACGAGGACCCGTCGGCCGACGTCGTCGACGGCGGCCCGGGCACCGACACGATCGACGGCGACTACTCCTCGCGCTTCCGCTCGACCAGCGCGGGCTCGCAGGTGTTGAACTTCACCTTGGCCGGCGGCGCCGACGACGGCCGGCCCGGCGAGAACGACGACGTCAGGGGCGTCGAGCGCCTGATCGTCAGCGACGGCGGCAGGTTCGTCGGGACCGACGGCAACGACTACATCAAGCTCGCGCAGGTCGGCACGTCCGGCGACCTGACCGGCGGGTACGGCGACGACGAGCTGCGCGGCGGCGACGGCGCCGACAGGCTCGACGGCGGTCCCGGCAACGACACGCTCGACGGCGGCTTCAACGACGACGTCATCACCGGCGGTCCCGGCCAGGACCACATCTCCGCCGACCTCGCCAACGGCGACTGCGGCCCGCTGTGGTGCAAGTACCCGTACGGCAACGACACGGTCTACGCCCAGGACGGCGAGGTCGACACGATCTCGTGCGGGTTCGGCACCGACACGGTCTACGCCGACGCGGTCGACGTCGTCGACAGCGACTGCGAGAACGTCATCCGCGGCGGCGCCGCACCCACGACGCCGGCCAGGCCGACGACCCCGAGCAAGCCCACCAACAACGGGAGCGGCGGGAGCGGGAGCGGCGGCGGTCGCACCGTCCGCGCCTCGCTGGCCAAGGTCTCGCTGGCCCGCGCGTTGAGGTCCGGCTTCACGCTGAAGGTGTCGGGCGCCAAGGCGGGCACGAAGCTCAAGCTCGCCGCGACCCGTTCCGGGAGGCTCGTCGCCCGCGGCTCCGGCAAGACCACCAAGAACGGCACGGCCGCGATCAAGCTGCGCTTCACGACCAAGGCCAAGCACTCGCTGCGCCACGCCAAGACCATCACCCTGAAGGTCTCCGGCAACGGCGTCAGCGCGACCGTCACGCTGAAGCGCTAGGCCTCAGCCGCAACGACCCAACCGACGCGACCCCGAACAGGGCCAGGGCGGCGACGCACAGCGTGCCGCCCGGCCCGCGTTCTTCGAGCCCGAACGTCGCGACGAGGTACAGCACGCACCCAAGTGCCTGCCCCGCCAGCAGCGCGCGACCGAGCGGCGGAGCGTGGCGTCCCCGCCGCGCGTCGAAGTACACCTCCAGGGCGAAGGTCGCAAGCAGCACGATGGCAAGGGTGCGGAAGAAGCCGTCGCCCCAGCCGTAGCGGTCGATCATGCGGCCGGAGAGGATCCCCGCGAGGGCGCCGGCGGCGACTCTGATCCACATCGACGTCTCATGCCACGGCGAGTCCTCGGCCACGCAGCACTCCTACCCAATCAGGTCGGCAGGCCCACGTAGTTCTCGGCCAGGGAGCGGGCGGCGGCTTCGGAGGTGGTGACGTAGCGGAGGCGGGCGCGTTGGAGGCCGGCGTCGAAGTCGTCGCCGTCGAGGCGGTGCAGCAGGGTCGTCATGTAGGTGGAGAAGTCCTGGACGCGCCAAACGCGCTGCAGGCAGGTGTCGCTGTACTCGTCCAGGCCGGTGGTCGAGCCGTTCGCGTAGAAGGCCGTCAGAGCCTCGGCGAGGACGCGGACGTCGTTGACCGCCAGGTTCAGCCCCTTGGCCCCGGTCGGCGGCACGATGTGCGCGGCGTCGCCGGCCAGGAACAACTTGCCGCGGCGCATCGGCGCGGCGACGAACGAGCGCATCGGCGTGATGCCCTTCTCGATGATCGGCCCCTCGGTCAGCGACCAGCCCGGCGCCTCGAAGCGCAGGTGCAGCTCCTCCCAGATGCGGTCGTCGGGCCAGTTGGCGATGTCGTCGTCGGGGTCGACCTGGAGGTAGAGCCGGCTCAGCGTGGGCGAGCGCAGCGAGTGCATCGCGAAGCCGCGGTCGTGGTAGGCGTAGATCAGCTCGTCGGTCGACGGCGCGACGTCGGCGAGGATCCCGAGCCAGCCGAACGGGTACTCGCGCTCGGCGATCTGCAGCCGGTCCGCGCCGACCGCCGGCCGGCAGATGCCGTGGAAGCCGTCGCAGCCGGCGATGACGTCGCAGTCGAGGCGTGCGTCTTCGCCGTCGACCGTCCTGTAGGTGATGAACGGCGCGTCGCCGTCGACATCATGCACTTGAACGTCGCTGACCTCGAAGACCGGCGGATCGCCCGCCGCCTCGCGCGCCGCGATCAGGTCCTTGACCACTTCCTGCTGGCCATAGATCCAGATCGCCCGCCCGCCGGTGAGGTCGCTCATCGCGATCCGGTGGCCCTCGCCGTCGAAGCGCAGCTCGATGCCGTGGTGGACGATGCCCTCGCGGTCCAGGCGCTCGGCGACGCCGGCCTCGCGCAGCAGGTCGACCGTGTTCTGCTCCAGGACGCCGGCGCGCACGCGCTGCTGCACGTACTCGCGGTCGCGCGCCTCCAACACCACCGACTCGATCCCCTGGAGGTGGAGCAGGTGCGCGAGCACCAACCCCGCCGGACCCGCTCCGACGATCCCGACCTGCGTACGCACGACCACGACTCCTCTGGCTCCTGACCACCGGCTTGACGCCGCTCGCGGAGAGCATATACCGTCGTGTGCGCATGGCAACCAAGCGTGCGCATAGCGCACAACTCCTGGCCCTGTCCGATGCGGTCGCGTCGCTCGTCCACGACGGCGACAGCGTCGCGCTGGAGGGCTTCACCCACCTGATCCCCTTCGCGGCCGGTCACGAGGTGATCCGCCAGGGCCGGCGCGACCTCGAGCTGATCCGGATGACGCCCGACCTCTTGTACGACCAGATGGTCGGCATGGGCTGCGCGCGCAAGTTGGTGTTCTCGTACGCGGGCAACCCCGGCGTCGGCTCGCTGCACCGCCTGCGCGACGCGGTCGAGCACGGCTGGCCCACGCCGCTGGAGATCGAGGAGCACTCGCACGCCGGGATGGCCAACCGCTACGCCGCGGGCGCGTCGAACCTCCCGTTCGGGCTGCTGCGCGGCTACAGCGGGACCGACCTGGTCGCGCACACCAACGTGAAGTTCGTCGAGTGCCCGTTCACCGGCGAGGAGCTGGCCGCGGTCCCCGCGCTGCGCCCGGACGTCGCGATCGTCCACGCCCAGGAGGCCGACCGGCGCGGCAACGTGCAGCTCTGGGGCATCCCGGGCGTGCAGAAGGAGGCCGTGCTCGCGGCCTCGCGGTCGCTGGTCACCGTGGAGCGCGTCGTCGACGAGCTCGAGCCGCGCGCCGGCGGCGTGATCATCCCGGGCTGGTGCGTCGACGCGATCGCCGAGGCGCCGCGCGGCGCCTACCCGTCCTACGCGCACGGCCTGACCGAGCGCGACAACGACTTCTACAAGGCGTGGGACAAGCTCTCGCGCGACCGCGACGAGTTCTTGTCGTGGATGAAGGAGCACGTGCTGTGAGCGCCTCCCGAGGGGACGTCCAGACGATCGTCGCCGCCCGCCACCTCGCCGACGCCGAGTCGGTGTTCATCGGCGTCGGGCGCCCGTCGACCGCCGCGATCCTGGCCCGGGCGATCATCAACCCCGACCTGGTCCTGGTCTACGAGTCCGGGACGATCGGCGCCAAGCCGACCAGGATCCCGTTGTCGATCGGCGACGGCGAGCTGGCGGCGACCGCCGACTTCGTGGTCTCGGTCCCCGAGATGTTCAACTACTGGATCCAGCCGGGGCGGGTCGACGTCGCGTTCCTGGGTGCGGCGCAGGTCGACCCGCGCGGCGCGCTGAACTCGACGGTGATCGGCGACTACGCGGCGCCCAAGACGCGCCTGCCGGGCGCGGGCGGCGCGCCGGAGATCGCGCGCGGCTGCCGCCGCGTGATGGTCGTGGCGCCGCACTCGAAGCGCACGTTCGTGGAGAGGCTGGACTTCGTGACGACGCCGACCGCGCCGGTCGCGGTGATCACCGACCTCGGCGTGCTGGAGCCGTCGCAGGCCCACGACGGCGAGCTGGTCCTGACCCAGGTCCACCCCGGCGTGACCGCCGACGAGGCGCGCGAGGCGACCGGCTGGCCGCTGCGCGTCGCCGACGACCTGCGCGAGACGAGCGCACCCACCGACGAAGAGCTGACCGCCTTGCAGGAGCTGTTGAGCCGATGACCGACACGTACATCCTGGACGCGATCCGGACCCCGTTCGGCCGCTACGGCGGGGCGCTGAGCGGCGTCCGGCCCGACGACCTCGCCGCGAGCACGTTGAAGGCCTTGGTCGAGCGGACGCCGTCACTCGACCCCGCCGACATCGACGACGTCTTCCTCGGCAACGCCAACGGCGCGGGCGAGGACAACCGCGACGTCGCGCGGATGGCGATCCTGCTCGCGGGGCTGCCGACGTCGGTGCCCGGCGTGGCGGTCAACCGGTTGTGCGGGTCCTCGCTCGACGCGACGATGCAGGCCTCGCGGGCGATCGCGGCGGGCGACGCGAGCGTCGTCGTTGCGGGCGGCGTCGAGTCGATGTCGCGCGCGCCGTGGGTCCTGCTCAAGCCCGCCAAGGGCTTCCCGGCCGGGCCCGAGACGCTGCACTCGACGACGCTCGGCTGGCGCATGGTCAATCCCGCGATGCCCGAGCAGTGGACGATCTCGCTGGGCGCGTCCGCCGAGAAGCTGGCCGGCATGTACAACATCTCGCGCGACGACCAGGACGCGTTCGCGCTGCGCTCGCACCGCCTCGCGGCGCAGGCGTGGGACGCCGGGGTCTACGACGGCGAGGTCGTCGCGGTCCCGGGCGTCGAGCTGGCGCGCGACGAGGGCATCCGCGCGGACTCGTCGCTGGAGAAGCTCGGCAGGCTGAAGGCCGCGTTCGTGGACGGCGGGACCGTCACGGCGGGCAACTCGTCGCCCCTCAACGACGGCGCGTCGATGATCCTGCTCGGCGACGAGGCCGCGGCCGGTCGGCTGGGCCGGGACCCGCTGGCGCGCGTGGTCTCCCGCGCCGCGCACGGCGTCGACCCCGACGTCTTCGGGATCGGCCCGGTCGAGGCGGCCAACGCCGCGCTGCGGCGTGCCGGGATCGGCTGGGGCGACCTGACCGCGGTCGAGCTCAACGAGGCGTTCGCCTCGCAGTCGCTGGCGTGCGTGCGCCAGTGGCCCGAGCTGGATCCGGAGATCGTCAACGTGCGCGGCGGGGCGATCGCGATCGGCCATCCGCTGGGCGCGAGCGGGGCGCGGATCGTCGGGCGGCTCGCCCACGAGCTGCGCGCGAGGGGCGGCGGGTACGGTCTTGCCGCGATCTGCATCGGAGTTGGACAGGGATTGGCGGTGGTGCTGCATGCATGATGATGTGGTTGACGCGGACGCCGGCTACCTGCGCGATCCGGACGGGACGCACCCGCCGCTGGACTACGACGGCTACCGGTCGACCGCGCTGCGCCATCCCAAGCAGCCGCTGGTCTACCTCCCCCACTCGGTCGCCGAGCGCACGGGGCCGCAGCTCGGGCCCGAGCGCGTTCTCGGTGCGCTCGACCACGACCTGACCAAGCAGCACGGCGGCGAGCCGCTGGGCGAGCGGATCATCGTCGGCGGGCGCGTTCTCGACGGTGATGGTCGCCCGATCCGCAACACGCTCGTCGAGGTCTGGCAGGCCAACGCGGCCGGGCGCTACCTGCACAAGGGCGACCAGCACCCGGCGCCGTTGGACCCCAACTTCTCGGGCGCCGGGCGCTGCGTGACCGACGACGAGGGGCGCTACGAGTTCATCACCATCAAGCCGGGCGCCTACCCGTGGGGCAACCACCACAACGCGTGGCGGCCGCAGCACATCCACTTCTCGCTGCTCGGGCAGGCGTTCGCGCAGCGGCTCGTGACCCAGATGTACTTCCCGGGCGACCCGCTGTTCCAGTACGACCCGATCTACAACTCGGTCCGGGACCCGCAAGGGCGCGAGCGGATGGTCTCATCGTTCAACATCGACAAGACCGTGCCGGAGTGGGCGTTGGCCTATGACTTCGACATCGTCCTGCGCGGGCGCGAGTCGACGCCGATCGAGGAGGAGATCTAGATGGCCCTGGAGTCGACCCCGTCACAGACGGTCGGGCCGTACTTCTCGATCGGCCTGCCGTGGGACGGCGGACCGGACGCGGTGGCGCCCGACGACGCGGGCGCGCTGACGATCGGCGGCGTCGTCTACGACGGCGCGGGCACGGCGATCCCGGACGCGATGATCGAGACCTGGCAGGCCGACGCCTCCGGCGCGTGGGGCACGCGCGACGGGTTCCGCGGGTTCGCGCGGGTGGGCACCGACGACGACGGGCGCTGGGCGATCCGGACCGTCAAGCCGGGCGCTGCCGAAGGCGCCGCGCCGTTCATCGAGGTGTCGGTCTTCGCCCGCGGATTGCTGCATCGCTGCGTCACGCGGATCTACTTCGGTGACGAAGAGGCGGCGAACCGGGAAGATGCCGTCCTGGCGTCCGTTCCGGCGGAGCGGCGTGACACGCTCCTGGCGACGCCGACCGACGATGGCTACCGATTCGACATCCACCTCCAGGGCGACGGCGAGACCGTCTTCTTCGACGTCTGACGCCGGCACGTTGCTCGGCGGGATCTTCGCGCGCGGCGGCGCCGCGGCGGCGGTGAGCGACGCCGCGTTCGTGCAGGCGATGCTCGACGTCGAGGTCGCGCATGCGCGCGCGGTGTTGCCGCCCGACGCCGCCGACCGCGTGGCGGCGGCCGCGACGCTGGACGCGTTCGACCTGGTGTCGCTGGGCGCCGCGGCGGCGCGGCACGCGACGCCGGTCATCGGGCTGGTCGACGCGCTGCGCGCCGCGTCGGGGGTCGAGGAGGTCCACGTGGGCCTCACGTCGCAGGACGTCGTCGACACCGCGTTGATGGTGGTGTCGAAGCGCGCGTTGTTGGTGATCTTGGCCGACGCGCGCGCTGCGGCGTCCGCGCTGGCGCTGCTGGCGGAGGCGCACCGCGCGACGCCGATCCTGGCGCGCACGCTGATGCAGCCCGCGCAGCCGACGACGTTCGGGCTGAAGGCCGCGGGCTGGATGACGGCGATCGACGAGGCCGCCGCGGCGCTGGCGGGCGTCGAGCTGGCGGTGCAGGTCGGCGGCGCGGTCGGCAACCGGACCGACTCCGCGGCGGCGGTCGCGGCCGCGCTCGGGCTGGCCGAGCCGGTGCTGCCATGGCACGGCGACCGGCGCCGGGTCGCGGCGCTCGCGGGCGCGCTGGGCGTGCTCGCGGGGTCGGTCGGCAAGGTCGCGGGCGACGTGGTCCTGCTGGCCCAGGGCGAGGTCGCCGAGGTCCGCGACGGCGTGGCCGGCGGCTCGTCGGCGATGGCGCACAAGGCCAACCCGGTCGCGGCGATCTCCACGCGGGCGTGCGCGAAGCGCGTCCCGGGCCTGGTGGCGACCATGTTGTCCGTGATGGACGGCGAGCACGAGCGCGCCGCGGGCGCGTGGCAGGCGGAGTGGGAGACGCTGCGGGAGCTGCTGCGCTGCACCGGCTCGGCCGTCGCGTGGTGCCGCGCGCTGCTGGAGCACCTGGAGGTCGACCCCGCGCGCATGGCCACCAACTTGAGCACGATCCTCGGCGACGACGCGGTTGCGCACAACACCGACATGTTGATCGATCGCGCGCTCGCCGCCCACCGCGCGCGATGACGCTGCACCACGAGACGCGCGGCTCCGGGCCTGCGGTCCTGCTCGCGGGGTCGCTCGGGACGACGCTGGAGATGTGGGAGCCGCAGGTCGCCGCGCTCTCCGAGCACTTCACGACGATCGCCTACGACCAGCTCGGCCACGGCCGCTCGCCGGTCCCGGAGGGGCCGTACTCGGTCCCGCAGCTCGGCGAGGCCGCGCTCGAGCTCCTCGACCACCTCGACGTGGAGCGCGCGTCGTTCGTCGGGCTGTCGATCGGCGGCATGGTCGGGCAGTGGCTGGCGGCCAACGCGCCCGAGCGGATCAACCGCCTCGTCCTGCTCTGCACGACCTCGCACTTCCCCTCCGCCGACCCGTGGCGCGAGCGCGCGCGGCGCGTCATCGCCGAGGGCACGACCGCGGGGATCGCGCCGGACGTCGTCGCGCGCTGGCTCACGCCGGCCTACGCGGAGGCGCACCCGGACGACGCGGAGCGCCTGCGCGCGATGCTCTCCGCGCAGCCGGTCAAGGGCTACGCGGCCTGTTGCGCGGCGCTCGCGACGCTCGACCTCCGCGAGGACCTCGGGAGGATCGCCGCGCCGGCGCTCGTCGTCGGCGGCGCGCAGGACCTCGCGATCCCGCCCGACAACCAGCGCTTCCTCGCCGACCACATCAACAACGCGCGGCTGGAGCTCCTCGACCCGGGGGCCCACGTCGTGTCGATCGAGCGGGCCGGCGAGGTCACCGCGCTGATCCGCGCCCATCTGGAGGCCGCACCATGAGCGACAACTTGCACGACGCCGGGATGAAGGTCCGCCGCGAGGTGCTGGGCGACGCGCACGTCGACCGCGCGGTCGCGGGGACGACGGAGTTCAGCGCGCCGTTCCAGGAGTTCATCACCAACATGGCGTGGGGCTCGGTCTGGACGCGCGAGGAGCAGCTCGGGCGCCGTGAGCGGTCGATGATCACGCTCGCCGTGCTGACAACGCTGCGCGCCGAGGACGAGCTGGCGATGCACGTCCGGGCGGCGCTGCGCAACGGGCTGACGGCCGAGGAGATCCGCGAGGTGATCCTGCACACCGCCGTCTACGCGGGCGTGCCGCAGGCCAACACGGCGATCGCCGCCGCGCAGCAGGTGCTGCGCGACGAGGGCGTGATCGAGTGACGCAGACGCCGCCCGAGGCCGCGGACCCGCCGGCGCGCGACCGCCAGTTCGTCCAGTCGCTGGAGCGCGGCCTGTCGGTGATCCGGGCGCTGTCGGCGCCCGAGCCGCAGACGCTGTCGGAGGTCGCGCGTGCGACCGGGCTGACC is drawn from Conexibacter woesei Iso977N and contains these coding sequences:
- a CDS encoding aldehyde dehydrogenase family protein, producing the protein GQADGLLLTPTIVAGVTPEMRIYAEESFGPIVTVIEVDGADEAVRVANDTEYGLAAAVFGDPASAEAVARRIQSGICHINGATVHDEPQMPFGGVKHSGWGRFGGDAALDEFTELRWLTRQDGARQYPI
- a CDS encoding calcium-binding protein, with translation MLRSPLLLTSTMAALALGAPVAAHAATITSDGAGTFTYNSAPGEINSGSVQYDDDTGAIVFYSSGSVPLTGPMPAGCTQDDASDARCVGARAAVWNAGDGDENVAVSYGFPAGIPVTIDGGPGKDWLRGSDRSNDTLIGGDGNDHLQGFDGADTLDGGNGDDEVDGGAGADHLQGGAGDDLMEPDAHEDPSADVVDGGPGTDTIDGDYSSRFRSTSAGSQVLNFTLAGGADDGRPGENDDVRGVERLIVSDGGRFVGTDGNDYIKLAQVGTSGDLTGGYGDDELRGGDGADRLDGGPGNDTLDGGFNDDVITGGPGQDHISADLANGDCGPLWCKYPYGNDTVYAQDGEVDTISCGFGTDTVYADAVDVVDSDCENVIRGGAAPTTPARPTTPSKPTNNGSGGSGSGGGRTVRASLAKVSLARALRSGFTLKVSGAKAGTKLKLAATRSGRLVARGSGKTTKNGTAAIKLRFTTKAKHSLRHAKTITLKVSGNGVSATVTLKR
- a CDS encoding 4-hydroxybenzoate 3-monooxygenase; its protein translation is MRTQVGIVGAGPAGLVLAHLLHLQGIESVVLEARDREYVQQRVRAGVLEQNTVDLLREAGVAERLDREGIVHHGIELRFDGEGHRIAMSDLTGGRAIWIYGQQEVVKDLIAAREAAGDPPVFEVSDVQVHDVDGDAPFITYRTVDGEDARLDCDVIAGCDGFHGICRPAVGADRLQIAEREYPFGWLGILADVAPSTDELIYAYHDRGFAMHSLRSPTLSRLYLQVDPDDDIANWPDDRIWEELHLRFEAPGWSLTEGPIIEKGITPMRSFVAAPMRRGKLFLAGDAAHIVPPTGAKGLNLAVNDVRVLAEALTAFYANGSTTGLDEYSDTCLQRVWRVQDFSTYMTTLLHRLDGDDFDAGLQRARLRYVTTSEAAARSLAENYVGLPT
- a CDS encoding CoA transferase subunit A, translating into MATKRAHSAQLLALSDAVASLVHDGDSVALEGFTHLIPFAAGHEVIRQGRRDLELIRMTPDLLYDQMVGMGCARKLVFSYAGNPGVGSLHRLRDAVEHGWPTPLEIEEHSHAGMANRYAAGASNLPFGLLRGYSGTDLVAHTNVKFVECPFTGEELAAVPALRPDVAIVHAQEADRRGNVQLWGIPGVQKEAVLAASRSLVTVERVVDELEPRAGGVIIPGWCVDAIAEAPRGAYPSYAHGLTERDNDFYKAWDKLSRDRDEFLSWMKEHVL
- a CDS encoding 3-oxoadipate--succinyl-CoA transferase, which produces MSASRGDVQTIVAARHLADAESVFIGVGRPSTAAILARAIINPDLVLVYESGTIGAKPTRIPLSIGDGELAATADFVVSVPEMFNYWIQPGRVDVAFLGAAQVDPRGALNSTVIGDYAAPKTRLPGAGGAPEIARGCRRVMVVAPHSKRTFVERLDFVTTPTAPVAVITDLGVLEPSQAHDGELVLTQVHPGVTADEAREATGWPLRVADDLRETSAPTDEELTALQELLSR
- a CDS encoding thiolase family protein encodes the protein MTDTYILDAIRTPFGRYGGALSGVRPDDLAASTLKALVERTPSLDPADIDDVFLGNANGAGEDNRDVARMAILLAGLPTSVPGVAVNRLCGSSLDATMQASRAIAAGDASVVVAGGVESMSRAPWVLLKPAKGFPAGPETLHSTTLGWRMVNPAMPEQWTISLGASAEKLAGMYNISRDDQDAFALRSHRLAAQAWDAGVYDGEVVAVPGVELARDEGIRADSSLEKLGRLKAAFVDGGTVTAGNSSPLNDGASMILLGDEAAAGRLGRDPLARVVSRAAHGVDPDVFGIGPVEAANAALRRAGIGWGDLTAVELNEAFASQSLACVRQWPELDPEIVNVRGGAIAIGHPLGASGARIVGRLAHELRARGGGYGLAAICIGVGQGLAVVLHA
- the pcaH gene encoding protocatechuate 3,4-dioxygenase subunit beta, with protein sequence MHDDVVDADAGYLRDPDGTHPPLDYDGYRSTALRHPKQPLVYLPHSVAERTGPQLGPERVLGALDHDLTKQHGGEPLGERIIVGGRVLDGDGRPIRNTLVEVWQANAAGRYLHKGDQHPAPLDPNFSGAGRCVTDDEGRYEFITIKPGAYPWGNHHNAWRPQHIHFSLLGQAFAQRLVTQMYFPGDPLFQYDPIYNSVRDPQGRERMVSSFNIDKTVPEWALAYDFDIVLRGRESTPIEEEI
- the pcaG gene encoding protocatechuate 3,4-dioxygenase subunit alpha, which produces MALESTPSQTVGPYFSIGLPWDGGPDAVAPDDAGALTIGGVVYDGAGTAIPDAMIETWQADASGAWGTRDGFRGFARVGTDDDGRWAIRTVKPGAAEGAAPFIEVSVFARGLLHRCVTRIYFGDEEAANREDAVLASVPAERRDTLLATPTDDGYRFDIHLQGDGETVFFDV
- a CDS encoding lyase family protein: MLGGIFARGGAAAAVSDAAFVQAMLDVEVAHARAVLPPDAADRVAAAATLDAFDLVSLGAAAARHATPVIGLVDALRAASGVEEVHVGLTSQDVVDTALMVVSKRALLVILADARAAASALALLAEAHRATPILARTLMQPAQPTTFGLKAAGWMTAIDEAAAALAGVELAVQVGGAVGNRTDSAAAVAAALGLAEPVLPWHGDRRRVAALAGALGVLAGSVGKVAGDVVLLAQGEVAEVRDGVAGGSSAMAHKANPVAAISTRACAKRVPGLVATMLSVMDGEHERAAGAWQAEWETLRELLRCTGSAVAWCRALLEHLEVDPARMATNLSTILGDDAVAHNTDMLIDRALAAHRAR
- the pcaD gene encoding 3-oxoadipate enol-lactonase, whose amino-acid sequence is MTLHHETRGSGPAVLLAGSLGTTLEMWEPQVAALSEHFTTIAYDQLGHGRSPVPEGPYSVPQLGEAALELLDHLDVERASFVGLSIGGMVGQWLAANAPERINRLVLLCTTSHFPSADPWRERARRVIAEGTTAGIAPDVVARWLTPAYAEAHPDDAERLRAMLSAQPVKGYAACCAALATLDLREDLGRIAAPALVVGGAQDLAIPPDNQRFLADHINNARLELLDPGAHVVSIERAGEVTALIRAHLEAAP
- the pcaC gene encoding 4-carboxymuconolactone decarboxylase, which codes for MSDNLHDAGMKVRREVLGDAHVDRAVAGTTEFSAPFQEFITNMAWGSVWTREEQLGRRERSMITLAVLTTLRAEDELAMHVRAALRNGLTAEEIREVILHTAVYAGVPQANTAIAAAQQVLRDEGVIE